GACAACAAATATCCAACAATCTGATTGATTGGATTATATCCCTTTTCCTTTAAAGCGTCATATACGGTTAATAAAATATCCTGAGATGTTGCCTCACCATCTTTGTTCATTTTAAAATGCATTGTTCTATCCATGTTGTTGTTCATCACCAGCACCTCCCGATTTGTATACCACTATACAAAATAACTCTATAGATCACTTATAAGGCATACATCTATTACAATAGAGTATATTAGCTTCATCATATCATAAAATAGAATTGAATAGATGTTAATTCTGTTTATTTCTCTTGATTTTGTTTAATAA
The window above is part of the Chengkuizengella sediminis genome. Proteins encoded here:
- a CDS encoding IreB family regulatory phosphoprotein; this translates as MNNNMDRTMHFKMNKDGEATSQDILLTVYDALKEKGYNPINQIVGYLLSGDPAYIPRHNNARTMIGKQERDELIEELVRSYLSQHR